In Candidatus Vicinibacter proximus, the following are encoded in one genomic region:
- a CDS encoding outer membrane beta-barrel protein — protein sequence MKKNILFCIILILYFLLNKNILFAQSNTVLLNFSLNNYKLDRFNLPELNAAIISGNGFNLGFAFEKPICKKSSILLGFEFSKRKYDYSIGQRNNNFNDKYASFPISINYYLFKFIAIQAGMQFDHLIFKQKFIYYKDAPNDQVSGYTKYDIGLNTGIRIQWYNFEINGSFNYGLRNIYCVKFLDPVTGKLLDDFAKSHIFKFGVSYLFK from the coding sequence ATGAAAAAAAACATACTGTTCTGCATCATACTCATTTTATATTTTCTATTGAATAAAAACATATTATTTGCTCAATCAAATACTGTTTTGTTAAATTTTTCACTGAATAATTATAAGCTTGACAGATTCAACCTTCCTGAGCTAAATGCTGCTATTATATCTGGGAATGGCTTTAATCTTGGCTTTGCCTTTGAAAAACCTATATGCAAAAAATCTTCCATTTTGCTGGGATTTGAGTTTTCGAAGAGAAAATATGATTATTCCATTGGTCAAAGAAATAATAATTTTAATGATAAATATGCCTCATTCCCGATAAGTATAAACTACTACTTATTTAAATTCATAGCTATTCAAGCAGGAATGCAATTTGATCATTTAATATTCAAGCAAAAATTTATTTATTATAAAGATGCTCCAAATGATCAAGTATCAGGATACACTAAATACGACATTGGCTTAAATACTGGAATTCGAATTCAATGGTATAATTTTGAAATAAACGGCAGTTTCAATTATGGACTTAGAAATATTTATTGTGTGAAATTTCTTGATCCAGTTACAGGGAAATTACTTGATGACTTTGCAAAAAGCCATATATTTAAATTCGGAGTTAGCTATTTATTCAAATGA
- a CDS encoding SRPBCC family protein translates to MQKTFTNQIYIEKSPEQVMDFLLHPQNWKKFSTGVIAVNYSGDKLTLNSTGSFTRKQGPNTAVEEFKVAELIYGKKLTLEVTTNLFFAHDASEYQAENNGTQATFNETLTARGFMGNVFLFLLAGVINKSLKADYARLKKVIETS, encoded by the coding sequence AAATCAAATTTACATTGAGAAATCGCCTGAACAGGTTATGGACTTTCTACTACATCCACAGAACTGGAAAAAATTCTCAACAGGAGTTATTGCCGTTAACTATTCGGGGGACAAACTGACTTTGAACTCCACCGGAAGTTTCACACGAAAACAAGGACCCAACACCGCAGTAGAAGAATTTAAAGTGGCAGAACTTATTTATGGAAAGAAACTAACTTTAGAGGTAACGACAAATTTGTTTTTTGCCCATGATGCGTCCGAATATCAAGCAGAGAACAATGGGACTCAAGCAACTTTCAACGAAACATTGACAGCACGAGGGTTTATGGGCAATGTATTCTTATTCCTATTGGCCGGAGTAATAAATAAATCCTTGAAGGCTGACTATGCAAGACTTAAAAAAGTGATTGAAACAAGCTGA
- a CDS encoding outer membrane beta-barrel protein codes for MMNSNIGYVYLMICCLNALITPVMAQSETIRFGFSVNKYAFNRFNYEVNDSTDINGTGFTVGFSYEKPILNRTSVLIGFGFSQRNNEVKYFKWDNADRTHWASFPISMNYYLFKNLAVELGCQYEHLIFKQKFVEYSDSLQQKPGYTKYDIGLIAGIRFQIHHVELNGCFNYGLRNIYSIYGFDPARGIGINASAKSYYIKIGLNYLFQ; via the coding sequence ATGATGAATTCTAATATTGGATATGTATATCTTATGATTTGTTGCTTAAATGCATTGATCACTCCTGTGATGGCTCAGAGCGAGACTATTAGGTTTGGGTTTTCGGTAAATAAATATGCTTTTAATCGATTTAATTATGAAGTGAATGACTCAACAGACATAAATGGAACCGGATTTACTGTTGGATTTTCTTATGAGAAACCTATTCTGAATCGTACGTCAGTTCTAATTGGCTTCGGATTTTCACAAAGAAACAATGAAGTGAAGTATTTTAAATGGGATAATGCGGACAGGACCCATTGGGCATCTTTTCCAATAAGTATGAATTATTACTTATTTAAAAATTTGGCTGTGGAATTAGGATGCCAGTATGAACATTTAATATTTAAGCAAAAATTCGTAGAGTATTCGGATTCGTTACAACAAAAACCCGGTTACACGAAGTATGATATTGGATTGATAGCCGGGATACGGTTTCAAATCCACCATGTTGAATTGAATGGTTGCTTTAATTACGGTTTAAGAAACATATATAGCATTTATGGTTTTGACCCCGCAAGGGGAATTGGGATAAATGCATCAGCCAAAAGTTATTACATTAAAATTGGATTAAATTACCTGTTTCAATGA
- a CDS encoding type II toxin-antitoxin system RelE/ParE family toxin: MDVKPRFTIKFLQEAKEFLDHLEDKPRDKIIYNIWKSRNMIDDELFKKLNGEIWEFRTNYNKLAYRLFAFWDKSENKVVIATHGIIKKSNKTPLKELERAEKSEVNILKQKNHENI, translated from the coding sequence ATGGATGTAAAACCTAGATTTACAATCAAATTTCTTCAGGAGGCAAAGGAGTTTCTTGATCATTTAGAAGATAAACCAAGGGATAAAATAATTTATAACATCTGGAAGTCACGAAATATGATTGACGATGAGCTATTTAAGAAACTCAACGGTGAAATTTGGGAATTTAGAACAAACTATAACAAGCTGGCTTATAGGTTATTTGCATTTTGGGATAAATCAGAAAATAAAGTGGTGATCGCAACTCATGGAATTATAAAAAAATCAAACAAAACACCGCTTAAAGAACTAGAAAGAGCAGAAAAATCCGAAGTGAATATTTTAAAACAAAAAAATCATGAAAACATATAG
- a CDS encoding helix-turn-helix transcriptional regulator — protein sequence MKTYSLDELTNQYIGKKGTSRRDQFEQELRMDLLGQAIKQARLAKNLTQEQLGELVGVQKAQISKIENSATDARFETVLKVFKALHAKVNFSVEINKKKLLLTN from the coding sequence ATGAAAACATATAGCTTAGATGAATTAACCAATCAATACATTGGTAAAAAAGGTACTTCTAGACGTGATCAATTTGAACAAGAATTAAGAATGGACTTATTGGGACAAGCAATAAAACAAGCTAGGTTAGCGAAAAACTTAACTCAAGAACAATTGGGAGAACTTGTGGGCGTGCAAAAAGCACAAATATCCAAAATTGAAAACTCAGCTACGGATGCCCGATTTGAAACCGTACTGAAAGTTTTTAAGGCATTGCATGCGAAAGTAAACTTTAGCGTTGAAATAAATAAAAAGAAACTTTTACTAACTAATTAA
- a CDS encoding outer membrane beta-barrel protein, which translates to MIILLAELNNNFNDNYVSFPLSVNYYIIRFIAIQAGMQFDHLIFKQKFIYYKDAPNDQVSGYTKYDIGLNTGIRIQWYNFEINGSFNYGLRNIYCVKFFDPVTGKLLDDFAKSHIFKFGVSYLFR; encoded by the coding sequence ATGATAATACTATTGGCAGAGTTAAATAATAATTTTAATGATAATTATGTTTCCTTTCCATTGAGCGTTAACTATTACATAATCAGATTTATAGCTATTCAAGCAGGAATGCAATTTGATCATTTAATATTCAAGCAAAAATTTATTTATTATAAAGATGCTCCAAATGATCAAGTATCAGGATACACTAAATACGACATTGGCTTAAATACTGGAATTCGAATTCAATGGTATAATTTTGAAATAAACGGCAGTTTCAATTATGGACTTAGAAATATTTATTGTGTGAAATTTTTTGACCCAGTTACAGGGAAATTACTTGATGACTTTGCAAAAAGCCATATATTTAAATTCGGAGTCAGTTATTTGTTTAGATAA
- a CDS encoding DUF2130 domain-containing protein: MNDIICPNCKKVFKVDEAGFADILKQVRDHQFDEELQKRLLLAERDKENAVKLAEANLKNILQEDLAKKDKVILELRAQNERELSLQLSMKEAEIAEMRSKIQHAEIEKKLTVTEAIQKIEKERDELANNLKNKETEKQLLEKSLIEKFNAELRTKEDIIKLKDEEIALRKDMKLKLSTKMIGETLEQHCETEFNKLRATAFPKAYFEKDNDSRSGSKGDFIYRETDETGNEIISIMFEMKNEGDETATKKRNEDFLKELDKDRTEKKCEYAVLVSLLESESELYNSGIVDVSHKYPKMYVVRPQFFIPIITLLRNAAMTSLKYKAELALVKNQNIDITHFEDKMNAFKEGFARNYELASRKFKEAIDEIDKTIIHLQKTKDALLSSENNLRLANDKAEDLTIKKLTHGNPTMKLKFDELNKNIE, from the coding sequence ATGAATGATATTATTTGCCCAAATTGTAAAAAGGTTTTTAAAGTGGATGAGGCGGGATTTGCGGATATACTCAAACAAGTGAGAGATCATCAATTCGATGAAGAATTACAAAAGCGATTATTACTTGCCGAAAGAGATAAAGAAAATGCTGTCAAACTGGCCGAAGCCAATCTTAAGAATATTTTACAAGAAGACCTTGCCAAAAAAGATAAGGTAATTTTAGAGCTAAGAGCCCAGAATGAGCGTGAACTTTCTTTGCAGCTATCCATGAAAGAAGCCGAAATTGCTGAAATGAGATCAAAAATTCAGCATGCAGAAATTGAGAAAAAACTCACAGTAACGGAAGCTATCCAAAAAATTGAAAAAGAAAGAGACGAACTGGCCAATAATCTGAAAAATAAGGAAACAGAAAAGCAATTACTCGAAAAATCACTTATCGAAAAATTTAATGCTGAACTCAGGACAAAGGAAGACATCATCAAGTTGAAGGACGAAGAAATTGCTCTTAGAAAAGACATGAAGCTAAAACTATCTACCAAAATGATAGGCGAAACACTTGAACAACATTGTGAAACTGAATTTAACAAACTTCGTGCAACAGCCTTCCCGAAGGCCTATTTCGAAAAAGACAACGATTCCAGGTCCGGCAGTAAGGGTGATTTTATCTACCGAGAAACGGATGAGACCGGTAATGAAATCATTTCCATCATGTTCGAAATGAAAAATGAGGGAGACGAAACCGCTACTAAAAAAAGAAATGAAGATTTTTTAAAAGAACTGGACAAAGACCGTACTGAAAAAAAATGCGAATATGCTGTACTGGTTTCACTTTTAGAATCAGAAAGCGAACTCTATAACTCCGGTATTGTCGATGTTTCTCATAAATATCCCAAAATGTATGTGGTACGACCTCAATTTTTTATTCCCATTATTACCCTCCTTCGGAATGCTGCCATGACCTCATTAAAGTATAAGGCAGAACTTGCCTTGGTAAAAAACCAAAATATTGACATTACTCATTTTGAAGACAAAATGAATGCATTTAAAGAAGGTTTTGCAAGGAATTATGAATTGGCAAGTCGTAAATTTAAGGAGGCCATTGATGAAATAGATAAAACTATTATTCACCTCCAGAAAACGAAAGACGCCTTGCTGTCTTCTGAAAATAATCTCCGTCTGGCAAATGATAAAGCGGAAGACTTAACCATCAAAAAATTAACGCACGGGAATCCAACCATGAAATTAAAGTTTGATGAACTAAATAAAAATATTGAGTAA
- a CDS encoding DUF2711 family protein — MIYNTPELSEEMIKSLSTQNYRDWPLMKRYPEYDECFVAFHPFLKIKNGHEEYIKFESYSRPNKFEIQKHCEPLSWLEIINLTGIIDIKSLDRALAFLHRAYSFGERTEYYKLIKHLVKDRLDILPAEVDDLPLIIENKILHKLRSLDYDSVLIYSDFNEHKELINIDKLIENPIGLPTHVRIGTPDEKILIVQDFDQRFAYFFSNKSTLYDIIESTNLEGFFCNEHTPESWNYYPILEPEKIDWSEDMKNSYENNF, encoded by the coding sequence ATGATATACAACACTCCTGAATTATCAGAAGAAATGATAAAAAGTCTAAGTACACAAAATTACAGAGACTGGCCCCTCATGAAGAGATACCCGGAATATGATGAATGTTTTGTTGCGTTCCATCCATTTTTAAAAATAAAAAATGGCCATGAAGAGTATATTAAGTTTGAATCCTACAGCAGACCAAATAAATTTGAAATTCAAAAACATTGTGAACCACTTAGTTGGTTAGAAATAATTAATTTAACCGGAATTATTGATATAAAAAGTCTTGACAGAGCCTTGGCATTTCTTCATAGAGCCTATAGTTTTGGTGAAAGAACAGAATATTACAAATTAATAAAACATTTGGTGAAAGACAGGTTGGATATTCTTCCGGCAGAAGTCGATGATCTTCCATTAATCATAGAAAATAAAATTCTGCATAAACTAAGATCTCTTGATTATGATTCAGTTCTAATATATTCTGACTTTAATGAACATAAAGAATTAATAAACATTGATAAGCTAATAGAAAATCCAATTGGTCTACCAACTCATGTAAGAATTGGAACTCCGGATGAAAAGATATTAATAGTTCAAGATTTTGATCAAAGATTTGCATATTTTTTCAGCAATAAGTCGACATTATACGACATTATTGAATCTACAAATTTGGAAGGTTTCTTTTGTAATGAACACACTCCTGAATCTTGGAACTACTACCCTATTTTGGAACCAGAAAAAATTGACTGGTCTGAAGATATGAAGAATTCCTATGAAAATAATTTTTAA